The sequence below is a genomic window from Conyzicola nivalis.
CGCGCCACCGGCGGCGGCGTCATCCCCGGACTCGCGGTGGCCGACACGATCAAGCAGCTCGACTGGACCGGCGCCGTCGAGCGCACCGTCGACCGCTCGCAGCTCGTCGCCGTGCAGACGCCGCAGGGCTTCCCGCGCGACGGCCTGCTCGGCGCCTACGCGTCGGCGGCCGAGGACTACACCGACGACGCCGCCGTATTCGCGGCGGCCGGCCTGCCGGTGACCGTCGTCGACGGCGACCCGCTCGCGTTCAAGATCACCACCCCGTGGGACCTGCGCCGCGCCGAATCGATCCTCGGGGAGTCGGCCGCGACGGGTGGCACGCTGCGCACCGGCGTCGGCATCGACGTTCACGGTTTCGACCCCGACCAGCCGTTGTGGCTCGGTGGCCTGCACTGGCCGGGGGAGCCCGGCCTCGCCGGTCACAGCGACGGCGACGCCGTGGCGCATGCCGTGTGCGACGCCCTGCTGTCGGCGGCCGGACTCGGTGACATCGGCGGTAATTTTGGCACCGACGATCCACGGTTCGCCGGGGCGCACGGCGACGTGTTCGTGTGCGCGACCGTGCGGCTCGTCATCGAGGCGGGATTCGCCGTTGAGAACGTCGCGGTGCAGATCGTCGGCAACCGTCCGAAGGTCGCGCCCCGTCGCATCCTGATCGAACAGCGCATGAGCGACCTCGTCGGCGCTCCCGTCAGCGTTTCGGCCACGACCACCGACGGCCTCGGCTTCACCGGCCGAGGCGAGGGCGTCACGGCGATCGCCACCGCCCTATTGCGCCGCTAGCGCGGTTGCGCGGCGCGATCGCCACCGCCCTATTGCGCCGCTAGCGCGGTTGCGCGGCGCGATCGCCACCGCCCTATTGCGCCGCTAGTACACGCGCGCCGATAAACTGGCGCGCGTGACTGTGCGCCTCTACGACTCCAAACGCCAAGAAACCACCGACTTCGAGCCCATCGTGGCTGGCCAGGTGGGACTCTACGTGTGCGGCCCCACCGTGCAGTCGTCGCCGCACATCGGGCACCTGCGTTCGGCCCTCGTCTACGACCTGTGGCGCCGCTGGCTCACCTACCGCGGCTTCGACGTGACGCTCGTGCGCAACGTCACCGACATCGACGACAAGATCCTGGCCAACGCTTCGACGGGCTCAGCGCAGGCGGGAGACGGGGGAGAAGAGTGGTGGGCGCTCGCCTACCGCTTCGAGCTCGAGTTCACGGCGGGCTACAACCGGCTCGGCATCCTGCCTCCGACGTACGAACCGCGGGCTACCGCGTCGATCAGCGAGATGCAGCGGATCATCCAGCGTCTCATCGACAACGGCCATGCCTACCCGGCCGAGGGCGACGTCTACTTCGACACCGCCTCGTGGGCCTCGTACGGCGAGCTCACCAACCAGAAGCCCGCCGACATGGTGGCGGCGTCCGACGCTGACCCGCGCGGCAAGCGCGCTCCGCAGGACTTCGCCCTGTGGAAGGGCCACAAGCCCGACGAGCCCGCCTCGGCGGCGTGGGAATCGCCCTGGGGAGCCGGTCGCCCGGGCTGGCACATCGAGTGCTCGGCCATGAGCTCGCGCTACCTCGGCGCCAACTTCGACATCCACGGCGGCGGACTCGACCTGCGCTTCCCTCACCACGAGAACGAGCTCGCCCAGTCGACTGCCGCCGGCGACGCCTTCGCGAACTACTGGGTGCACAACGGCCTGGTCAACGTGAACGGCCAGAAGATGTCGAAGTCGCTCGGCAACTCGATCTACGCCGCCGAGTTCCTCGACCTGGCCCGCCCGTTGGTGATCCGCTACTACCTGGGCGCCGCGCACTACCGGTCCACGATCGACTACCACGACGGAGCGCTCGTCGAGGCGGAGGCGGCGCTCGAACGCATCGAGGTGTTCCTCGACCGCTCGCACCGTCGCATCGCGAACACCAGGTTCTCGGGAACCGGCCTGCCGGTCGTGCCCGCGGAGTTCGCCGAGGCGATGGACGACGACCTCGCCGTCCCCCAGGCGCTCGCTGTACTGCACGAGCGGGTGCGGGCCGGCAACGCGGCGCTCGACAGCGAAGACCTCGCGGTCGTGGCGACCATCCGCGCCGAGATCGTGGCCATGGTCGAGGTTCTCGGAATAAACCCCGACGCACCCGAGTGGGCCACTGTAAGCTCTGTACCGGCGGAACGGGCACTCGCATCCCTCGTCGAACGGCTTATTGCCGACCGTGAGCACGCACGGGAGACCCGCGATTTCAGCGCAGCTGACCGCATTCGTGATGAACTAGTGGCCGCGGGCATCTCTATTGAGGACACCCCGTCAGGCCCCCATTGGAGTATTGAGTCGTGAAGAATCCAGGTAACAAGTCGCGCGCAGGCGCCGTACGCAAGACCAGCACGGGCAAGCAGGTCGGCTCGGGCGGCCAGGGTCGACAGGCCCTCGAGGGCAAGAAGCCGACGCCCAAGGCGGAGGACCGTCCGTACCACCCCGCCGGCAAGCGCAAGGCGGCGAACGAGCGCTTCGAGGCGT
It includes:
- the ispD gene encoding 2-C-methyl-D-erythritol 4-phosphate cytidylyltransferase, which translates into the protein MAPVTGSTVAIIVVAAGSGTRLGAAEPKALVTVGGQTILEHALSRVFDMTDAAQVVVVAPANRLDDARALATRVAGAATDHVTVVAGGDTRQQSVSAGLAVLEPGVEVVLVHDSARAFTPAAQFEAVIAAVRATGGGVIPGLAVADTIKQLDWTGAVERTVDRSQLVAVQTPQGFPRDGLLGAYASAAEDYTDDAAVFAAAGLPVTVVDGDPLAFKITTPWDLRRAESILGESAATGGTLRTGVGIDVHGFDPDQPLWLGGLHWPGEPGLAGHSDGDAVAHAVCDALLSAAGLGDIGGNFGTDDPRFAGAHGDVFVCATVRLVIEAGFAVENVAVQIVGNRPKVAPRRILIEQRMSDLVGAPVSVSATTTDGLGFTGRGEGVTAIATALLRR
- the cysS gene encoding cysteine--tRNA ligase; this encodes MTVRLYDSKRQETTDFEPIVAGQVGLYVCGPTVQSSPHIGHLRSALVYDLWRRWLTYRGFDVTLVRNVTDIDDKILANASTGSAQAGDGGEEWWALAYRFELEFTAGYNRLGILPPTYEPRATASISEMQRIIQRLIDNGHAYPAEGDVYFDTASWASYGELTNQKPADMVAASDADPRGKRAPQDFALWKGHKPDEPASAAWESPWGAGRPGWHIECSAMSSRYLGANFDIHGGGLDLRFPHHENELAQSTAAGDAFANYWVHNGLVNVNGQKMSKSLGNSIYAAEFLDLARPLVIRYYLGAAHYRSTIDYHDGALVEAEAALERIEVFLDRSHRRIANTRFSGTGLPVVPAEFAEAMDDDLAVPQALAVLHERVRAGNAALDSEDLAVVATIRAEIVAMVEVLGINPDAPEWATVSSVPAERALASLVERLIADREHARETRDFSAADRIRDELVAAGISIEDTPSGPHWSIES